A single region of the Eulemur rufifrons isolate Redbay chromosome 8, OSU_ERuf_1, whole genome shotgun sequence genome encodes:
- the DIRAS3 gene encoding GTP-binding protein Di-Ras3 produces the protein MGSSSFGPKESLLQRLGLRPPVFIIHTPLPRQGSGGYRVVVAGSAGVGKSALVQRWAHDTFRNPYLPTIENNYCKLLGCDHGVTALHIADSAGGHHCPPLQRLAVTEGNAFILVYSVTKKETLEELKPFYDLICKIKGDDLHKFPILLVGNKSDENCREVALSDGATCALEWNCAFMEISAKMDVNVQELFHTLLTHKKLSACLQGPRKKSQVPKTTEKLLDKCSFM, from the coding sequence ATGGGCAGCTCCAGCTTTGGTCCCAAGGAATCACTACTGCAGAGGCTGGGGCTTCGGCCCCCCGTGTTTATCATACACACCCCCTTGCCCCGCCAGGGAAGCGGAGGCTACCGCGTAGTGGTCGCTGGCTCCGCTGGCGTGGGTAAGAGCGCCCTGGTGCAGAGATGGGCACACGACACCTTTCGTAATCCGTACCTGCCAACcattgaaaataattattgcaAGTTGTTGGGCTGTGACCATGGCGTGACTGCCCTGCACATAGCTGACAGCGCAGGTGGCCACCACTGCCCTCCTCTGCAGCGTCTTGCAGTTACCGAAGGCAACGCCTTCATCCTGGTCTACTCAGTCACCAAGAAGGAAACCCTGGAAGAGCTGAAGCCCTTCTATGACTTGATCTGTAAGATCAAAGGTGATGACTTGCATAAGTTCCCCATCCTGCTGGTGGGCAATAAGAGTGATGAAAACTGCCGGGAGGTGGCCCTGAGTGATGGCGCCACCTGTGCGTTGGAGTGGAATTGCGCTTTCATGGAGATCTCAGCCAAGATGGATGTGAATGTGCAGGAGCTGTTCCACACGCTGCTGACCCACAAGAAGCTCAGTGCTTGCCTCCAGGGTCCCCGGAAGAAATCTCAGGTGCCTAAGACGACCGAGAAGCTGCTTGACAAATGTAGCTTCATGTGA